A stretch of the Photobacterium sp. CCB-ST2H9 genome encodes the following:
- a CDS encoding amino acid adenylation domain-containing protein yields the protein MARTVLDGFYQQLSENKDKTAVVYQNQQLTFQQLHEFSDQLCYFLKAKGVRASQMVPIIAQRTPNLIIGILAVMKSGASYIPVDASYPQRRIQDILEQVNATVVLTTDLFSELTSDFVPYCFINIETAKEMMSQEHEKSDISPDDLAYIIFTSGTTGSPKGVMIPHSALQNVVAWHNTHFDMTAAARMPWIAGISFDVSQWEIWSALTSGTTLFIPEPAIRQQPDQLLQFFADQQITHAFVPTVYIEAIVSQPQPEHLVLRYLFTAGEKLSPVDLSGVNYTLIDYYGPTEATIFATCQQVPCRSLQQPESIGRPIAGAEVFILDTDQQEVKAGQSGELCIAGPGLAAGYLNAPELTAEKFVRLPRVSDQRLYRSGDRARMLPDGRIQYLGRLDDQVKIRGNRIELGELEGVIQELEDVKQAVALVAHADNPALKKILVFLLADTKESSALIASVRQQIDKSLPEYFQPAAIVPVMHFPLTSNGKIDKQQLLNQYLAQLEQAEANMSHLSEAEAQIAAIWCELLGNRTFLPGDAFLDVGGDSLQAVQLAMLISNRLGVQTYVRDIYDFPTLQQLAHAMARRAGAIPSEVDSEPVRELHQDVNLPPDVQINPMFELKQIIAPQSILLTGATGFVGSHLLAELLRTTASQIVCLVRATSAETAMARLLSVLTQYRIELTEPQRRRIQAVAGDLAEPDFSMDSEQYQALCQQVDLVYHSASAVNFIQPYSYMKHDNVQGLKEVIRFASSVRTKPLILLSTVSVYSWGHLFTGKTVMYEADDIDQNLPAVAKDIGYVRSKWVMEKVADLAAAQGLPLMTFRLGYATTHSQTGVTADYQWWGRLVKTCLKTGCVPDLRDFHEGLTTVDYMTAVIAHISRNPEALSLKFNLVHEVTNNLKLPEFFRRLGQACGTDFQVLPYRSWLALWESEPGMPLYPLLSMFKDRVYQGQSTVELYQKTYQWDCRNVKRFLQGSHIQEPVFNQALLRRYLEQSIRAETADLSLA from the coding sequence ATGGCTAGGACTGTGTTGGATGGGTTTTATCAGCAATTATCTGAAAATAAAGATAAAACAGCGGTGGTGTATCAAAATCAGCAGCTCACCTTTCAGCAGCTTCATGAATTCAGTGATCAGCTTTGTTACTTTTTAAAAGCAAAAGGCGTGCGAGCCAGTCAGATGGTTCCCATTATTGCGCAGCGAACGCCCAATTTAATCATTGGTATTCTAGCTGTCATGAAATCGGGGGCAAGTTATATTCCGGTGGATGCTTCTTATCCGCAACGGCGAATTCAGGATATTCTTGAACAGGTGAATGCAACCGTTGTTCTGACCACGGATTTATTTTCAGAATTGACGTCAGACTTTGTGCCTTACTGTTTCATCAATATAGAAACAGCAAAAGAAATGATGAGTCAGGAACACGAGAAAAGTGACATCAGCCCGGATGATCTGGCTTATATCATTTTCACTTCAGGTACCACAGGCAGTCCGAAAGGTGTGATGATCCCACATTCGGCTTTACAGAATGTGGTTGCCTGGCATAACACGCATTTTGACATGACGGCAGCCGCCCGGATGCCATGGATTGCCGGGATCAGCTTCGATGTGTCTCAGTGGGAAATTTGGTCGGCACTGACTTCCGGGACGACCCTGTTTATTCCGGAGCCAGCGATTCGTCAGCAGCCTGATCAGTTGTTGCAGTTTTTCGCGGATCAGCAAATCACGCATGCTTTTGTGCCCACGGTCTATATCGAGGCGATCGTTTCGCAGCCTCAGCCAGAGCATCTGGTGCTGCGTTATCTGTTTACGGCCGGTGAAAAACTCAGTCCGGTGGATTTATCCGGGGTGAACTACACCCTGATTGATTATTACGGTCCGACAGAAGCGACAATTTTTGCAACCTGCCAGCAGGTGCCGTGCCGCAGTTTGCAACAGCCGGAGTCAATTGGCCGGCCGATCGCAGGCGCTGAAGTTTTCATTCTCGACACCGACCAACAGGAAGTCAAAGCCGGTCAGTCGGGAGAGCTTTGCATTGCCGGTCCCGGTTTGGCGGCGGGTTACCTGAATGCCCCTGAACTGACCGCAGAGAAGTTTGTCCGGCTGCCCCGGGTGTCCGATCAGCGGTTGTACCGCAGTGGCGACCGGGCACGCATGTTGCCGGATGGACGGATTCAGTATCTAGGCCGGCTGGATGATCAGGTCAAAATCCGTGGCAACCGGATTGAACTGGGCGAGCTGGAAGGGGTGATTCAGGAGCTGGAGGATGTCAAACAGGCAGTTGCCCTAGTTGCCCATGCGGACAATCCAGCTCTGAAGAAAATCCTGGTGTTTCTGCTTGCCGACACTAAAGAGAGCTCGGCGCTGATTGCCTCGGTCCGGCAACAGATTGACAAGTCGCTGCCTGAATATTTTCAGCCTGCCGCGATTGTACCGGTAATGCATTTCCCGTTGACTTCCAATGGCAAAATCGACAAGCAACAACTGCTGAATCAATACCTCGCACAATTGGAACAAGCAGAAGCTAACATGTCTCATCTGTCTGAGGCGGAGGCTCAGATTGCTGCGATCTGGTGCGAATTGCTTGGAAACCGGACGTTTTTGCCCGGCGATGCTTTTCTGGATGTCGGGGGCGACTCTTTACAGGCCGTGCAGCTGGCGATGCTGATCAGCAACCGACTGGGGGTTCAGACCTACGTCAGGGATATCTACGATTTTCCGACCTTACAGCAGCTGGCGCATGCTATGGCCCGCAGAGCAGGCGCCATACCATCGGAAGTGGACAGCGAGCCCGTCCGCGAACTGCATCAGGACGTGAATTTGCCACCGGATGTGCAGATCAATCCGATGTTTGAGCTGAAGCAGATCATCGCACCTCAGAGCATCCTGCTGACCGGAGCGACGGGTTTTGTCGGCTCTCATCTGCTGGCGGAATTGCTGCGAACGACCGCCAGTCAGATTGTCTGCCTGGTGCGGGCGACGTCCGCTGAAACTGCGATGGCCCGGCTGCTCTCTGTCCTGACGCAGTACCGGATCGAACTGACAGAACCACAGCGACGGCGGATTCAGGCTGTTGCGGGTGATCTGGCTGAACCTGATTTCTCAATGGACTCAGAGCAATATCAAGCCTTATGTCAGCAGGTGGATCTGGTGTATCACTCGGCCAGTGCCGTGAATTTCATCCAGCCGTATTCCTATATGAAGCATGACAATGTGCAGGGGCTGAAAGAAGTCATCCGGTTTGCATCGAGCGTAAGAACCAAGCCTCTGATCTTGCTGTCGACGGTTTCGGTTTACAGCTGGGGACACCTATTCACCGGCAAAACCGTGATGTATGAAGCGGATGACATCGACCAGAATCTGCCGGCAGTGGCGAAGGATATCGGTTATGTGCGCAGTAAATGGGTGATGGAAAAGGTCGCGGATCTGGCCGCGGCACAGGGGCTGCCGTTAATGACCTTTCGGCTGGGTTATGCGACGACGCACAGCCAAACCGGGGTGACTGCAGATTATCAGTGGTGGGGACGCTTGGTAAAAACCTGTCTGAAGACCGGTTGTGTGCCGGATTTGAGAGATTTTCATGAGGGCCTGACCACGGTGGATTACATGACCGCTGTCATTGCACATATCAGCCGGAACCCGGAAGCACTGTCGCTGAAGTTTAATCTGGTTCATGAAGTAACGAACAACCTGAAGCTTCCGGAATTCTTCCGTCGTTTGGGGCAAGCCTGTGGCACCGATTTTCAGGTCTTGCCTTACCGGAGCTGGCTGGCGTTGTGGGAATCGGAACCTGGGATGCCGCTCTATCCGCTGCTCAGCATGTTCAAAGATCGGGTGTATCAGGGACAGTCGACGGTTGAGCTGTATCAGAAAACCTATCAGTGGGACTGCCGCAACGTGAAGCGTTTCCTGCAAGGCAGCCACATTCAGGAACCGGTTTTTAACCAGGCGTTGCTCAGGCGTTATCTGGAACAGTCGATCCGGGCAGAGACAGCAGACTTGTCTTTGGCGTAA
- the prlC gene encoding oligopeptidase A has protein sequence MSNPLLTMTDLPPFSQIKPEHIFPAVEQAIKDCRAKVEEVLASGETPSWDSICAPLAEADDRLGRIWSPVGHLNGVKNSPELREAYESCLPMLSEYSTWLGQHKGLYEAYKSIRQSESFAELSKARQKAITDALKEFELSGIGLPAAEQHRYGEISKRLSELSSTFSNNVLDATMGWTKLVKDEKELAGMPESALQAAAAAAEAKGETGYLLTLEIPSYLPVMTYGDNRELRREMYEAFVTRASDRGPNAGQWDNSEIIAEKLKLSHELARLLGFNTYSEKSLATKMAESTEQVLGFLNDLAARAKPQGEREVAELRDFAREEFGAEELAPWDIAYYAEKLKQHRYSISDEQLRPYFPEHKVVSGLFEVLKRVFGMTVTEREGVDVWDPSVRFYDIFDASGELRGSFYLDLYAREHKRGGAWMDECIVRRVREDGSLQRPVAYLTCNFNKPIGDKPALFTHDEVVTLFHETGHGIHHMLTKVNESAVSGINGVPWDAVELPSQFLENWCWEEEALAFISGHYQTGEPLPSELLEKMLAAKNFQSAMGMLRQLEFGLFDFSLYTNYDPEIGAQVLDTLASIKQKVSVVPSPEWGRFPHSFSHIFAGGYSAGYYSYLWAEVLSSDAYSRFEEEGIFNAQTGADFLDCVLERGGSEEPMDLFKRFRGREPKIDALLRHSGITG, from the coding sequence ATGTCGAACCCACTACTGACCATGACGGATCTGCCGCCGTTTTCACAAATCAAACCCGAACACATCTTTCCTGCCGTTGAGCAGGCCATCAAAGACTGCCGGGCCAAGGTAGAAGAAGTTCTGGCCAGCGGTGAGACGCCGAGCTGGGACAGCATCTGTGCGCCACTGGCGGAGGCGGATGATCGCCTGGGCCGTATTTGGTCGCCGGTCGGTCACCTCAACGGGGTGAAGAACAGCCCGGAACTGCGTGAAGCCTATGAAAGCTGCCTGCCGATGCTGTCGGAATACAGCACCTGGCTGGGACAGCACAAAGGTCTGTATGAAGCTTATAAAAGCATTCGTCAGAGCGAGTCATTTGCTGAACTGTCGAAAGCAAGACAAAAAGCGATCACGGATGCACTGAAAGAATTTGAGCTGTCGGGCATTGGCCTGCCTGCGGCAGAACAGCATCGCTATGGTGAAATCAGCAAGCGACTGTCTGAGTTGTCCTCGACTTTCAGCAACAATGTGCTGGATGCGACCATGGGATGGACCAAGCTGGTCAAAGATGAAAAAGAGTTAGCCGGGATGCCTGAGTCAGCCTTGCAGGCCGCTGCAGCTGCGGCGGAAGCCAAAGGTGAAACCGGTTATCTGCTGACACTGGAGATCCCGTCTTACCTGCCGGTGATGACTTACGGAGACAACCGCGAACTGCGTCGCGAGATGTATGAAGCATTCGTCACCCGTGCTTCAGATCGGGGTCCGAACGCCGGTCAGTGGGACAACAGCGAGATCATCGCAGAGAAACTCAAGCTCAGCCATGAACTGGCACGCCTGCTGGGTTTCAATACCTACAGTGAAAAATCACTGGCGACCAAGATGGCCGAATCGACCGAGCAGGTGCTGGGCTTTCTGAACGATCTGGCTGCCCGTGCGAAACCTCAGGGGGAGCGGGAAGTGGCTGAGCTGCGTGATTTTGCCCGGGAGGAATTCGGCGCAGAAGAACTGGCGCCGTGGGATATTGCTTACTATGCCGAAAAACTGAAGCAGCATCGTTACAGTATTTCTGATGAGCAGCTGCGTCCTTATTTCCCGGAACACAAAGTGGTGTCCGGACTGTTCGAAGTGCTCAAGCGTGTCTTCGGCATGACCGTGACTGAGCGTGAAGGCGTGGATGTCTGGGACCCGAGCGTACGTTTCTACGATATCTTTGATGCCAGCGGCGAGCTGCGCGGCAGCTTCTATCTGGATCTCTACGCCCGAGAGCACAAGCGCGGCGGAGCCTGGATGGATGAGTGCATCGTGCGCCGTGTGCGTGAGGACGGCAGCCTGCAGCGTCCGGTGGCTTACCTGACCTGCAACTTTAACAAGCCGATCGGTGATAAACCGGCGCTGTTTACCCATGATGAGGTGGTGACTCTGTTCCATGAAACCGGCCACGGCATTCATCATATGCTGACGAAGGTGAATGAATCAGCAGTCTCCGGCATCAATGGCGTGCCTTGGGATGCGGTTGAGCTGCCAAGCCAGTTCCTGGAAAACTGGTGCTGGGAAGAAGAGGCGCTGGCCTTCATTTCCGGTCACTATCAAACCGGAGAGCCACTGCCGTCTGAACTGCTGGAAAAAATGCTGGCAGCCAAGAACTTCCAGTCGGCGATGGGCATGCTGCGTCAGCTGGAATTCGGCCTGTTCGATTTCAGTCTGTACACTAATTACGATCCGGAAATCGGCGCACAGGTGCTGGATACGCTGGCGTCTATCAAGCAGAAGGTCTCTGTGGTGCCGAGTCCGGAATGGGGACGTTTCCCGCACAGCTTCAGCCACATTTTTGCCGGGGGCTACAGTGCCGGTTACTACAGCTACCTGTGGGCTGAAGTGTTGTCGTCTGATGCCTATTCCCGCTTCGAGGAAGAAGGGATCTTCAATGCGCAGACCGGCGCAGACTTCCTGGACTGCGTGCTGGA
- a CDS encoding 23S rRNA (adenine(2030)-N(6))-methyltransferase RlmJ, whose product MLSYRHSFHAGNHADVLKHIVQSLILDALKQKDKAFVYHDTHSGVGRYDLQDERSEKTGEFLQGIARLWQRDDLPAELASYLDAIRVLNQGESLRYYPGSPKVARAQIREQDRMVLTELHPTDFPLLLQEFRGDRQVRIYKEDGFARLKASLPPKERRGLVLIDPPYELKHEYMDVVKAIDESVKRWANGTYAIWYPVVYRSNIDAMLEGLEALGIRKILQIELGVEPDTEERGMTASGMIVINPPWKLESQMETLLPWLQSVIAPTRGHTTLRWVVPE is encoded by the coding sequence ATGCTGAGTTATCGCCACAGTTTCCACGCTGGCAACCATGCCGACGTGCTCAAGCACATCGTCCAGAGCCTGATCCTTGATGCCCTCAAGCAAAAGGACAAAGCCTTTGTCTATCACGACACCCATTCAGGGGTCGGCCGCTATGATCTGCAGGACGAGCGCAGCGAGAAAACCGGTGAGTTCCTGCAGGGCATTGCCCGCCTGTGGCAGCGCGACGACCTGCCCGCCGAGCTGGCTTCTTATCTGGATGCAATCCGGGTCCTAAATCAAGGTGAATCCCTGCGATACTATCCGGGTTCACCGAAAGTGGCCCGGGCACAAATCCGCGAGCAGGACCGCATGGTACTGACTGAGCTGCACCCGACCGATTTTCCGTTGCTGTTGCAGGAATTCCGCGGCGACCGTCAGGTCCGCATTTATAAAGAAGACGGCTTTGCCCGCCTGAAAGCCAGCCTGCCACCGAAAGAACGTCGCGGACTGGTGCTGATCGACCCGCCGTATGAGCTCAAACACGAGTACATGGACGTGGTGAAAGCCATTGACGAAAGTGTCAAACGCTGGGCAAACGGCACCTATGCCATCTGGTATCCGGTGGTTTACCGCAGCAACATCGACGCCATGCTGGAAGGGCTGGAAGCACTCGGGATTCGCAAAATCCTGCAAATCGAGCTGGGTGTTGAGCCAGATACCGAAGAGCGCGGCATGACCGCCTCAGGCATGATTGTCATCAACCCGCCCTGGAAGCTGGAAAGCCAGATGGAAACCCTGCTGCCTTGGCTGCAATCCGTGATTGCCCCGACGCGCGGCCACACCACCCTGCGCTGGGTGGTGCCGGAGTAA
- the gorA gene encoding glutathione-disulfide reductase has translation MATHFDYICIGGGSGGIASANRAAMYGAKVALIEAKALGGTCVNVGCVPKKVMWHGAQIAEAMHLYAKDYGFDVEVKNFNWSTLVESREAYIGRIHQAYENVLGNNKIEVIHGFAKFVDAKTVEVNGQQYTADHILIAVGGEPTIPNIPGAEHGIDSNGFFELNAQPKRTAVIGAGYIAVEIAGVLHALGTDTHLFVRKESPLRSFDPMIVETLVEVMNNEGPTLHTHSVPKEVVKEADGSITLHFENGESHNTDLLIWAIGRNPVTHKINLEATGVATTDKGYIKVDEYQQTNVPGIYCVGDIMEGGIELTPVAVKAGRQLSERLFNNKPDAKMDYKLVPTVVFSHPPIGTIGLTEPEAIAQYGEDNVKVYKSGFTAMYTAVTSNRQPCKMKLVCAGPEETVVGLHGIGYTVDEMIQGFGVAMKMGATKADFDSVVAIHPTGSEEFVTMR, from the coding sequence ATGGCAACGCATTTTGATTACATCTGTATTGGCGGCGGCAGCGGCGGGATTGCATCGGCAAACCGCGCAGCAATGTACGGCGCGAAAGTCGCGCTGATTGAAGCCAAAGCCCTGGGCGGGACCTGTGTCAACGTCGGCTGTGTGCCGAAAAAAGTGATGTGGCACGGCGCTCAGATTGCAGAAGCCATGCATCTGTATGCCAAAGACTACGGCTTTGATGTGGAAGTGAAAAACTTCAACTGGTCTACCCTGGTTGAAAGCCGGGAAGCCTACATCGGCCGTATCCACCAGGCGTATGAAAACGTCCTGGGCAATAACAAAATTGAAGTCATTCACGGCTTTGCCAAGTTCGTTGATGCCAAAACCGTCGAAGTGAACGGTCAGCAGTATACCGCCGACCACATCCTGATCGCCGTGGGCGGTGAGCCGACTATTCCGAACATTCCGGGCGCCGAGCACGGCATCGATTCCAACGGTTTCTTCGAGCTGAACGCACAGCCAAAACGTACCGCCGTGATCGGTGCTGGCTACATTGCCGTTGAGATCGCCGGTGTGCTGCATGCGCTGGGCACCGACACCCACCTGTTCGTCCGTAAAGAATCGCCGCTGCGCAGCTTCGACCCGATGATTGTCGAAACGCTGGTGGAAGTGATGAACAATGAAGGCCCGACGCTGCACACCCATTCTGTGCCAAAAGAAGTAGTGAAAGAAGCCGACGGCAGCATCACCCTGCACTTCGAAAACGGCGAGTCTCATAACACCGACCTGCTGATCTGGGCCATCGGCCGTAACCCGGTTACCCACAAAATCAATCTGGAAGCGACCGGCGTTGCAACCACTGACAAAGGCTACATCAAGGTTGACGAATACCAGCAGACCAACGTGCCGGGCATCTACTGCGTGGGCGACATCATGGAAGGCGGTATCGAGCTGACGCCGGTGGCTGTCAAAGCAGGCCGTCAGCTGTCTGAGCGACTGTTTAACAACAAGCCGGACGCCAAGATGGATTACAAGCTGGTGCCAACCGTGGTGTTCAGTCACCCGCCAATCGGCACCATCGGCCTGACCGAGCCGGAAGCCATCGCTCAGTACGGCGAAGACAACGTGAAAGTGTACAAATCCGGTTTCACCGCCATGTACACCGCCGTTACCAGCAACCGCCAACCATGTAAGATGAAACTGGTGTGCGCCGGTCCGGAAGAAACCGTGGTCGGCCTGCACGGCATCGGCTATACCGTCGATGAAATGATCCAGGGCTTCGGCGTCGCCATGAAGATGGGCGCAACCAAAGCCGACTTCGACAGCGTGGTTGCCATCCACCCAACCGGCTCGGAAGAGTTTGTGACCATGCGTTAA